The following proteins are co-located in the Lagenorhynchus albirostris chromosome 2, mLagAlb1.1, whole genome shotgun sequence genome:
- the CIMAP2 gene encoding ciliary microtubule-associated protein 2: MEKSGTLRARLQGRSAGKHAAHRFDVSTVYPNQKKFSAFREAPYSRVYSVDVSHIGPGTYGCKETCFRIKKLKKEVGTGCAKAQEATWLTQLPHFQYRAILKEKRQQKEELGPGSYNSKDFLEELQEKPGSTRGLLSSGEIRFRGLIGNYYPGPGNYGEKGNPYTKLEESAWNRSHSKGLMCRMTNKPPPLAHQGNSLALGTYTFKSGIEAYLARSMGTRGLYDTFSGDQSKLQPYGHYSVRKKRPRELMNFKSFVEELKSCHNKKRGVFSKVPRNPEAPPERIYWATLSQCPPKLAMSSPSTWLPPEKECRHINQPPFLLSPKRIGIKASPMILGTWNPVGVGRYLNTQLMETKDHRQRYRSLFMGGSKRYLSDPARERLMQERITPFTRGKCSPTLDYNSDPIP, translated from the exons ATGGAAAAGTCGGGGACCCTGCGGGCGCGCCTGCAGGGGCGCAGCGCGGGCAAACACGCAGCGCACAG GTTTGACGTCTCCACTGTCTATCCCAACCAGAAGAAGTTCAGCGCCTTCAGGGAGGCCCCGTACTCCAGGGTTTACTCTGTGGATGTG TCCCACATAGGACCTGGGACCTATGGTTGCAAGGAGACCTGCTTCCGCATCAAGAAGTTGAAGAAGGAGGTGGGCACAGGCTGCGCCAAGGCCCAGGAAGCCACCTGGCTGACGCAACTGCCCCACTTCCAGTACCGGGCCATCCTGAAAGAGAAGCGGCAGCAG AAGGAAGAGCTGGGGCCTGGCTCCTACAACTCCAAAGACTTCTTAGAAGAGTTGCAGGAGAAACCGGGCAGCACCCGGGGGCTGCTCAGCTCCGGGGAGATTCGCTTCCGAGGACTCATTGGG AACTACTATCCAGGCCCTGGAAATTATGGGGAGAAGGGCAACCCATACACGAAGCTGGAGGAGAGTGCCTGGAACCGGTCTCATTCCAAGGGCCTCATGTGCAGGATGACCAACAAGCCGCCCCCCTTGGCTCATCAG GGGAACAGTCTGGCACTGGGCACCTACACCTTCAAAAGTGGCATCGAGGCGTACCTGGCACGATCCATGGGCACCCGCGGCCTCTATGACACTTTCTCGGGTGACCAAAGCAAGCTTCAGCCTTATGGACATTACTCTGTGCGG AAAAAACGGCCCAGGGAACTGATGAATTTCAAGAGCTTCGTGGAAGAACTTAAGTCATGTCACAATAAGAAGCGTGGAGTTTTTTCAAAAGTTCCCCGCAACCCGGAAGCCCCTCCAGAAAGAATTTATTGGGCCACACTTAGCCAGTGTCCCCCAAAACTA GCCATGTCTAGTCCCAGTACGTGGCTTCCTCCAGAGAAGGAATGCAGACACATCAACCAACCACCGTTCCTGCTGTCTCCCAAGAGGATAGGCATAAAGGCCTCCCCGATGATTCTGGGAACCTGG AACCCCGTGGGTGTGGGTCGCTACCTCAACACCCAGCTGATGGAGACAAAGGACCATCGGCAGCGATACCGGTCCCTGTTCATGGGTGGATCCAAGCGCTACCTCTCGGACCCAGCCCGGGAGAGGCTCATGCA ggaaagaatcacACCTTTTACTAGGGGGAAGTGCTCTCCAACTCTGGATTACAATTCAGATCCTATTCCTTAA